From a single Planctellipticum variicoloris genomic region:
- a CDS encoding diguanylate cyclase — translation MPRRPFPVPDVDELEIHRKLSMFGLTETDVHRLSMARPTIRLHTDEIINSFYAHVSEYPELVQFIPDLNTLRGLRIAMKHYVDGFGENFETPEYFARQRRVGMVHEKIGIRPGWYMAAFTYLGMTIKSFVTREFTGSPAELAEMLESIQKICQLDATLAIETYHLSAMERIEGLMTQLERDQDEIRRIAQTDPLTGLLNRRYFLEKLEAEFHRCKNFGRPLCVMLLDLDNFKSINDRYGHPVGDDVLQATGQVLRENVRGTDWCGRIGGEELAIVLPECNLATANLIGDRIRLAIRALEFGEESTRFSPSVSIGLCGITYDFHESAAMLKLADDALYRAKKDGKNRVCVGGQPMTVVAGM, via the coding sequence GTGCCTCGGCGACCGTTTCCTGTGCCCGACGTGGACGAACTCGAAATCCATCGCAAACTTTCGATGTTCGGGCTGACAGAGACTGATGTCCATCGGCTGTCCATGGCCAGACCGACGATTCGACTCCACACCGATGAGATCATCAACAGCTTCTACGCCCATGTCAGCGAGTATCCCGAACTGGTTCAGTTCATTCCGGATCTGAACACGCTCCGCGGTCTCCGAATTGCGATGAAGCACTACGTCGACGGCTTTGGCGAAAACTTCGAGACTCCCGAATACTTCGCCCGACAGCGCCGCGTGGGCATGGTGCACGAAAAAATCGGCATCCGGCCCGGCTGGTACATGGCCGCATTCACCTATCTCGGAATGACCATCAAGTCGTTTGTCACCCGAGAGTTCACTGGATCGCCAGCGGAACTGGCGGAAATGCTGGAGAGCATTCAAAAGATCTGCCAGCTCGACGCCACCCTCGCGATCGAAACCTACCACCTCTCCGCAATGGAGCGGATCGAAGGTCTGATGACGCAACTGGAACGGGACCAGGACGAAATCCGGCGGATCGCGCAGACCGATCCTCTGACCGGCCTCCTCAACCGACGCTACTTTCTCGAAAAGCTCGAAGCGGAATTCCATCGCTGCAAAAACTTCGGCCGGCCCCTCTGCGTCATGCTGCTCGACCTCGACAACTTCAAATCCATCAACGATCGCTACGGGCACCCCGTCGGCGATGATGTCCTGCAGGCCACGGGACAGGTGCTGCGGGAAAACGTCCGCGGGACCGACTGGTGCGGACGCATCGGTGGCGAGGAACTGGCGATCGTCTTGCCCGAATGCAATCTGGCGACCGCCAATCTGATCGGCGACCGGATTCGTTTGGCGATCCGGGCGCTCGAATTCGGCGAAGAGTCGACGCGATTCTCGCCCAGCGTCAGCATCGGCCTCTGCGGGATTACCTACGATTTTCACGAGTCGGCCGCGATGCTGAAACTCGCCGACGACGCCCTGTATCGGGCCAAGAAAGATGGGAAAAACCGCGTCTGCGTCGGCGGCCAACCGATGACCGTGGTGGCCGGCATGTAG
- a CDS encoding DUF4956 domain-containing protein produces the protein MPKWLSLSMDSTSSVTWPTLTVRLMPAIAFGLIVAEIYRRTRGASRIAASFPGTLVLLCVLIAMVTQVIGDNVARAFSLVGALSIVRFRTVVQDTKDTAFVIFAVAVGMAIGAGQPAVALGGTVAVGFAAWLLRDLPRRNDGLATHPFELDIRLGWSPEVESLLKATLARHARHVEAIGAGTAKQGAALNLQYRLRIPHDASLSALIADLNAIAGVQAVELRQPRSDG, from the coding sequence ATGCCCAAGTGGCTCTCGCTTTCGATGGACTCAACCTCCAGCGTCACCTGGCCGACGCTTACGGTCCGGCTCATGCCGGCAATTGCGTTCGGATTGATCGTTGCCGAGATTTACCGCAGAACCCGCGGCGCCTCGCGAATCGCCGCCTCCTTTCCCGGAACGCTGGTTCTGCTCTGCGTCCTGATCGCGATGGTGACTCAGGTCATCGGCGACAACGTGGCCCGCGCCTTCAGCCTCGTCGGGGCGCTCTCGATCGTCCGCTTCCGCACGGTCGTCCAGGACACCAAGGACACCGCCTTTGTCATCTTCGCCGTCGCGGTGGGGATGGCCATCGGCGCCGGCCAGCCGGCCGTCGCCCTGGGGGGAACGGTGGCAGTCGGCTTCGCGGCCTGGCTGCTTCGGGACCTTCCTCGACGGAACGACGGACTGGCGACGCATCCGTTTGAACTCGACATTCGCCTCGGCTGGTCGCCCGAAGTTGAGTCGCTGTTGAAGGCGACTCTGGCGCGTCACGCCCGCCACGTCGAAGCCATCGGCGCCGGCACCGCCAAGCAAGGGGCCGCCCTCAACCTGCAGTACCGGCTGCGAATTCCACACGACGCGTCGCTGTCCGCCCTGATCGCGGATCTGAACGCCATCGCAGGAGTTCAGGCCGTCGAGCTGCGACAACCGCGAAGCGACGGGTAA
- a CDS encoding polyphosphate polymerase domain-containing protein: MFLPPSPSSLLSADRTEVSHPGPTEIVSPALASNRGACELKFLVPESVAMELAVRISQVLALDAHAVTGAGYLINTLYLDTPQFDIYRRIGCFGRRKFRLRRYGSESQLWLEQKRKQSGRVRKRRNPVPEADIDWLTTSELAGPHPADWFRRRCVTRQLGPTCQITYRRLAWTGAAEDGPVRLTIDDEIVAAPALSWEVPAMPLTGHRLVAGNRIVEMKFCQTLPTLFRTLIQDFRLEVTSYSKYRTAINACVPLARQAHCDPLVDRTN; this comes from the coding sequence ATGTTCCTTCCTCCGTCTCCTTCCTCGCTGCTGTCCGCCGACCGGACGGAAGTGTCACACCCAGGCCCTACTGAAATCGTTTCGCCAGCCCTGGCTTCAAATCGCGGGGCCTGCGAACTGAAGTTCCTGGTCCCGGAATCCGTCGCGATGGAACTGGCTGTTCGGATTTCACAGGTCTTGGCGCTCGACGCGCACGCGGTCACAGGGGCAGGCTACCTCATCAACACTCTCTATCTCGACACTCCGCAGTTCGACATCTACCGCCGGATCGGCTGCTTCGGCCGCCGGAAATTCCGACTCCGTCGCTATGGATCCGAATCTCAGCTCTGGCTGGAGCAGAAACGCAAACAGTCGGGACGCGTCCGCAAACGACGAAATCCCGTTCCAGAAGCGGACATCGACTGGCTGACAACTTCGGAACTCGCAGGTCCTCATCCCGCCGACTGGTTTCGCCGCCGTTGCGTCACCCGCCAGCTTGGTCCGACCTGCCAGATCACATACCGGCGCCTCGCGTGGACTGGCGCGGCCGAAGACGGTCCGGTCCGTCTGACGATCGACGACGAGATCGTCGCCGCCCCCGCCCTGAGCTGGGAAGTTCCGGCGATGCCCCTCACCGGCCATCGACTGGTCGCCGGAAACCGCATCGTCGAAATGAAATTCTGCCAGACGCTTCCCACGCTGTTTCGAACGCTGATCCAGGACTTCCGCCTGGAAGTGACTTCGTACTCCAAATACCGCACCGCAATCAACGCGTGCGTCCCCCTCGCCCGCCAGGCCCATTGCGATCCGCTCGTTGATCGGACGAACTAG
- a CDS encoding chloride channel protein, with translation MSTDATPQERSLVDRRVVLICLLAIGLGLAAALAAQILVGLIAGITNLAFFGRFSLQEVSPADHQLGFLVIGIPVVGALIVGVMARYGSAAIRGHGIPEAMEQILTNQSRIPPRMTILKPLSAAISIGTGGPFGAEGPIIATGSALGSTLGQWLTVSTQERKTLLAAGAAAGMSAIFGSPVSAVLLAVELLLFEFRPRSIVPVALASVTSAGLRLAFVGSEPVFAMPHLAPPGVAAMAFYILLGGLMGVAAVLITRVVYGVEDLFERLPIHWMWWPAIGAVAVGVIGCFEPRTLGVGYSNISDIISNRLTVSAVTGLCLLKFLSWVISLGSGTSGGTLAPLFTIGGGLGALGGAAAVALFPTAGIDVRVAALVGMAATFSGASRALLASAVFAFETTLEPLGLLPLLGGCAMAYLVATLLMKNSIMTEKISRRGVRTPSEYVSDPLDQILVAEIARSPVTTLRVDQTIGDVRKWMASGGAETQHQGYPVVNAAGLLVGVITRRDLASLDKSDETLAEVISGIVKFVYDDCTVRQAVDHLVNHNIGRLPVVRRGVPHQIVGIVTRSDLLSAYRRRIEEMRTDEPSLPVVAPAASSRNTPASQSIGAAP, from the coding sequence ATGTCAACGGACGCCACGCCGCAGGAACGCTCGCTGGTTGATCGACGCGTTGTGCTGATCTGCCTGCTGGCCATCGGATTGGGCCTTGCTGCTGCGCTGGCGGCTCAGATCCTGGTCGGGCTGATTGCCGGTATTACCAATCTGGCGTTCTTTGGGCGGTTCTCGCTGCAGGAAGTCTCTCCGGCGGACCATCAACTCGGATTTCTGGTAATCGGCATCCCCGTCGTTGGCGCGCTGATCGTCGGCGTTATGGCGAGATATGGGTCGGCGGCGATTCGAGGGCACGGAATTCCCGAGGCGATGGAGCAGATTCTGACCAACCAGAGTCGAATTCCCCCTCGCATGACAATCCTTAAGCCACTTTCGGCCGCGATTTCCATCGGGACCGGAGGGCCGTTCGGGGCCGAAGGCCCGATCATCGCGACCGGCAGCGCGCTGGGTTCGACACTGGGACAGTGGCTGACAGTTTCGACCCAGGAACGCAAAACATTGCTAGCCGCCGGTGCTGCTGCCGGGATGTCGGCGATTTTCGGGAGCCCAGTTTCGGCGGTCCTGCTGGCTGTCGAACTGTTGCTGTTTGAGTTCCGTCCGAGATCGATCGTGCCGGTCGCGCTGGCCAGCGTGACTTCCGCCGGTCTGCGGCTGGCGTTCGTCGGCAGCGAACCGGTCTTCGCGATGCCGCATCTGGCGCCTCCCGGTGTTGCGGCCATGGCATTCTACATTCTGCTGGGTGGGCTGATGGGAGTGGCGGCGGTCCTGATTACGCGAGTCGTTTACGGGGTTGAAGATCTGTTCGAGCGGCTGCCGATTCACTGGATGTGGTGGCCGGCCATCGGGGCCGTTGCGGTTGGTGTGATCGGCTGCTTCGAGCCGCGGACTCTCGGAGTCGGCTACAGCAATATCAGCGACATTATCTCGAACCGGCTGACGGTGAGTGCTGTCACCGGGCTGTGTCTGCTCAAGTTTCTCTCCTGGGTCATTTCTCTCGGCAGCGGAACATCGGGAGGGACCCTTGCGCCGTTGTTCACGATTGGCGGCGGGTTGGGAGCGCTCGGCGGAGCGGCTGCGGTCGCACTGTTTCCGACTGCGGGAATTGACGTACGGGTCGCAGCACTCGTCGGTATGGCGGCAACGTTCTCCGGAGCATCGAGGGCCCTGCTGGCGTCGGCCGTGTTTGCGTTCGAGACGACGCTGGAGCCCCTTGGACTGCTGCCGTTGCTTGGAGGCTGCGCCATGGCGTATCTCGTCGCGACGCTGCTGATGAAGAATTCGATCATGACGGAGAAGATCTCCCGTCGCGGCGTACGGACACCGTCCGAGTACGTTTCCGATCCGCTGGATCAGATTCTGGTCGCCGAAATCGCCCGGAGTCCCGTGACGACGCTGCGCGTCGATCAGACGATTGGCGATGTCCGCAAATGGATGGCGTCGGGCGGCGCCGAAACGCAGCACCAGGGCTATCCGGTGGTCAATGCTGCCGGGTTGCTGGTGGGGGTCATCACCCGCCGCGATCTAGCGTCCCTCGACAAGTCCGACGAGACGCTGGCGGAGGTTATATCGGGAATTGTGAAGTTCGTGTATGACGACTGCACGGTGCGACAGGCGGTCGATCACCTGGTCAATCACAACATCGGACGGCTGCCGGTCGTGCGACGAGGCGTGCCGCATCAGATTGTCGGCATTGTCACACGGAGCGATCTGCTCTCGGCTTACCGCAGACGGATCGAGGAAATGCGGACGGACGAGCCTTCGCTTCCGGTCGTGGCGCCTGCGGCATCGAGTCGAAACACCCCGGCAAGTCAGTCGATCGGCGCGGCGCCCTGA
- a CDS encoding CotH kinase family protein — translation MLLLFRQFATPSLGLVVLLGLILVATDPDAAHTQDSRQPPNQPREPGPQGPPGNGPPGGFPFGPPGGFAPGPGGPGGPGGERKVVNQFDKDDDGRLSDDERQKARDFLKKEREERGGRGGFGPFSGPGGPGGGPGGPGRGGFGPPGGFGPPGMGGRGDREPPKPGPKVSPADVTSYPDADLYEPTILRTLFLEFERDDWESELADFNNTDVELPATLVVDGQRYPGVGVHFRGNSSYMMVPAGFKRSLNVSVDFTDADQRLYGCKTLNLLNAHEDDSMLGSVLYSEIARQHIPAPKANLVKVVINGESWGVYANVQQFNKEFLAENYGSTAGARWKVGGSPGGGGGLEFVGTNIEDYERRYQMKSGGKKDWKALITLCRTLDKTPPAKLEAALEPILDIDGVLWFLALDNALINCDGYWIRASDYSLYLDPDGKFHIIPHDMNEAFRRPMGPGMGPGGPRGFGRGGPGGPQDGGPGFGPGRGPQGQAGGPPNGRGPGQNPGAPQNGPQGPAGQGGGPGGGPKGPGGPFGPGGFGGFGGPPRGVDLDPLIGLDDPQKPLRSKLLAVPALRDRYLQHVRTIAEESLDWKHLGPIVARYRALIETEVEADTRKLGTFAAFQKATADTAVAESKESRQNEPPRQGFGPPHNDLSLRAFADQRREYLLNLPAVKSAGEPAAKSTKTSPTSTKGK, via the coding sequence ATGCTCCTGCTCTTCCGACAATTCGCGACGCCATCCCTGGGACTCGTCGTCCTGCTGGGATTGATCCTCGTCGCCACCGATCCCGACGCTGCTCACACGCAGGATTCACGACAGCCCCCGAATCAGCCCCGTGAACCCGGTCCGCAGGGACCACCCGGTAACGGCCCTCCGGGCGGATTTCCCTTCGGCCCTCCAGGCGGTTTTGCACCAGGTCCGGGCGGCCCAGGCGGCCCCGGTGGCGAGCGAAAAGTCGTCAACCAGTTCGACAAAGACGACGACGGTCGACTCAGCGACGACGAACGTCAGAAGGCCCGCGATTTCCTCAAGAAGGAACGCGAAGAACGGGGTGGCCGTGGCGGCTTCGGTCCGTTCAGCGGACCGGGAGGTCCGGGGGGCGGTCCCGGCGGACCGGGACGCGGTGGTTTCGGCCCTCCCGGCGGTTTCGGTCCCCCCGGCATGGGCGGGCGCGGAGATCGGGAGCCCCCCAAGCCTGGCCCGAAAGTGTCGCCCGCGGACGTCACCAGCTACCCCGACGCCGATCTCTATGAACCGACCATCCTGAGGACGCTGTTTCTCGAATTCGAACGCGACGACTGGGAGTCCGAACTGGCCGACTTCAATAACACCGACGTCGAACTCCCGGCGACGCTCGTCGTCGACGGTCAGCGCTATCCGGGCGTCGGCGTACACTTCCGCGGAAACTCGTCCTACATGATGGTTCCCGCCGGCTTCAAACGCTCTCTGAATGTCTCCGTCGACTTTACCGACGCCGATCAGCGCCTGTATGGCTGCAAAACGCTCAATCTGCTCAACGCGCACGAAGACGATTCGATGCTCGGCTCCGTCCTCTATTCGGAAATCGCTCGCCAGCATATTCCGGCCCCCAAGGCCAACCTCGTCAAGGTCGTCATCAACGGCGAGAGCTGGGGTGTCTACGCCAACGTCCAGCAGTTCAATAAGGAGTTTCTCGCGGAGAACTACGGCTCCACCGCAGGCGCCCGCTGGAAGGTCGGCGGCTCGCCGGGCGGCGGCGGCGGCCTCGAATTCGTCGGCACGAACATCGAAGACTATGAACGTCGCTACCAGATGAAGTCGGGCGGCAAGAAAGACTGGAAGGCACTGATCACCCTTTGCCGGACGCTCGACAAAACTCCGCCCGCCAAACTGGAAGCCGCCCTCGAACCGATACTCGACATCGACGGCGTCCTCTGGTTCCTGGCCCTCGACAACGCCCTCATCAATTGCGACGGCTACTGGATCCGCGCCAGCGACTACAGCCTGTATCTCGATCCAGACGGCAAGTTCCACATCATCCCCCACGACATGAACGAAGCCTTCCGCAGACCGATGGGGCCGGGGATGGGACCGGGAGGCCCGCGCGGTTTCGGACGCGGTGGTCCCGGCGGTCCTCAAGACGGCGGTCCCGGATTCGGACCCGGTCGCGGTCCCCAGGGCCAGGCTGGCGGACCACCCAATGGACGGGGCCCCGGACAGAACCCCGGCGCCCCGCAAAATGGACCGCAGGGACCGGCAGGGCAGGGAGGGGGACCAGGTGGCGGACCAAAAGGCCCCGGCGGACCATTCGGTCCGGGGGGATTCGGCGGCTTTGGCGGCCCGCCTCGTGGCGTCGACCTCGATCCATTGATCGGCCTCGATGATCCGCAGAAACCGCTGCGCAGCAAGCTGCTCGCCGTCCCGGCTCTCCGCGATCGATATCTGCAGCACGTCCGGACCATCGCCGAGGAATCGCTCGACTGGAAGCATCTCGGCCCGATCGTCGCCCGCTATCGGGCCCTGATTGAGACCGAGGTCGAGGCCGATACCCGCAAGCTGGGAACCTTCGCCGCCTTCCAGAAAGCCACCGCCGATACCGCGGTCGCGGAAAGCAAGGAGTCCCGGCAGAACGAGCCGCCGCGTCAAGGCTTCGGCCCGCCCCACAACGACCTGAGCCTGCGGGCCTTTGCCGACCAGCGACGGGAATATCTGCTCAATCTCCCCGCCGTGAAGTCGGCCGGCGAACCTGCGGCAAAGTCGACGAAGACCAGCCCGACAAGCACAAAGGGAAAGTAG
- a CDS encoding CBS domain-containing protein, with amino-acid sequence MSTQLLTVTPDDDLDTAMWKFTQRNLDEIPVVEPANPRRLKGMLRRKEVISIYNRRVLEQRLAVQAEEQA; translated from the coding sequence ATGTCGACCCAGCTCCTGACGGTGACCCCCGACGACGACCTCGACACGGCCATGTGGAAATTCACCCAACGGAATCTCGACGAAATTCCCGTCGTCGAACCCGCGAATCCGCGCCGACTTAAAGGTATGCTCCGCCGCAAAGAGGTGATTTCGATCTACAACCGCCGCGTCCTCGAGCAGCGACTGGCGGTGCAGGCGGAAGAACAAGCCTGA
- a CDS encoding sigma-70 family RNA polymerase sigma factor produces MSDSPQTARPLEDYREYLSLLARLQLGARLRSKLDASDVVQQAILQAHTARDQFRGATEAEWLGWLRAILANALASSARRFTAEARDLGRERSLEVALDQSASRLACLLSADQTSPSAGAVRAEEILGLAQAMAALPEDQRSVVELHHIKGLPVAEVAEILGKSRPAVAGLLFRALKTLRNQLTDREGSQA; encoded by the coding sequence GTGAGCGACTCCCCACAAACTGCCCGTCCCCTGGAAGACTACCGCGAATATCTCAGCCTTCTGGCGCGACTGCAACTTGGCGCACGGCTTCGATCGAAACTCGATGCTTCCGATGTCGTCCAGCAGGCGATTCTGCAGGCTCACACCGCCCGTGATCAGTTTCGCGGCGCCACCGAGGCCGAATGGCTCGGCTGGCTTCGCGCCATTCTCGCCAATGCCCTGGCAAGCTCCGCTCGCAGGTTTACCGCCGAAGCCCGTGATCTCGGTCGGGAGCGCTCGCTGGAAGTCGCGCTCGACCAGTCCGCTTCGCGACTCGCCTGCCTCCTCTCCGCCGACCAGACGTCGCCCAGCGCAGGCGCCGTCCGGGCGGAAGAGATTCTCGGACTCGCGCAGGCCATGGCGGCTCTCCCCGAAGATCAGCGCAGCGTCGTCGAACTCCACCACATCAAAGGGCTGCCGGTGGCCGAGGTCGCTGAAATCCTCGGTAAAAGTCGGCCAGCCGTCGCGGGCTTGCTGTTCCGCGCCTTGAAAACGCTCCGCAATCAACTGACCGACCGCGAAGGGAGTCAGGCATGA
- a CDS encoding alpha/beta hydrolase-fold protein, which translates to MRLSVRSCALAWLVPAVAFAQAPAPEKVMPETRFDAVTYKSPEGGELPYRLLKPKAAPPGQKFPLVVFLHGAGERGVDNTIQLIHGMADLATDAMMQRHPAYVIAPQCPADQQWVDTPWTADSHTMPAQPTPALRMVQELIGSLEKEFPIDTGRIYITGLSMGGFGAWDLLQRQPERFAAAVPICGGGDPAFAPKLKTVPIWAFHGDADATVKVIRSREMIAALKAAGGRPVYTEYEGVAHNSWTATYGNRLVWDWVFAQSR; encoded by the coding sequence ATGCGGCTGTCTGTCCGTAGTTGTGCGCTGGCCTGGCTCGTCCCCGCGGTGGCCTTCGCCCAGGCCCCCGCTCCCGAGAAAGTCATGCCGGAGACGCGCTTCGACGCCGTGACCTATAAATCTCCCGAAGGCGGCGAACTTCCCTACCGACTGCTCAAGCCCAAAGCTGCCCCCCCCGGACAGAAGTTCCCCCTCGTCGTCTTTCTCCACGGCGCCGGAGAACGGGGGGTCGATAACACCATTCAGCTCATCCACGGCATGGCCGACCTGGCCACCGACGCCATGATGCAGCGTCACCCGGCGTACGTCATTGCCCCCCAATGTCCTGCCGACCAGCAATGGGTCGACACTCCCTGGACCGCTGACAGCCACACCATGCCCGCGCAGCCCACCCCTGCGCTCAGGATGGTTCAGGAACTGATCGGCTCGCTGGAAAAGGAATTCCCGATCGACACCGGCAGGATCTACATCACCGGCCTCTCGATGGGGGGCTTCGGCGCCTGGGATCTCCTGCAGCGACAGCCCGAACGCTTTGCCGCCGCCGTCCCCATCTGCGGCGGAGGCGACCCCGCGTTCGCCCCGAAGCTCAAGACCGTGCCGATCTGGGCCTTTCACGGCGACGCAGACGCCACCGTTAAGGTGATCCGCTCGCGCGAAATGATCGCCGCCCTCAAAGCCGCCGGCGGCAGACCCGTCTACACGGAATACGAAGGCGTCGCTCACAACTCCTGGACGGCGACTTACGGCAATCGCCTCGTCTGGGACTGGGTCTTCGCCCAGTCCCGCTGA
- a CDS encoding serine/threonine protein kinase: MTGNSPDPAVHEDQLNQVLLEYLDACQSGFPPDRNELLARYPELRTDLEEFFAGHDAVQRVSGSLREVPPAAAEPLLETFAGVSDIGLLGDFRLLRELGRGGMGVVYEAEQISLRRRVALKILPFVSALDNRQLQRFKTEAMAAAQLHHTNIVPVYAVGSERGVHFYAMQLIEGRSLAAVIRELRGDAADEPSHQSLEATAAFHSAVTQRDFPGSRSTIRTNRGRDSFRTAARIASQVADALEFAHEAGVIHRDIKPANLLLDGKGAIWITDFGLAQVVADVGLTQTGDLVGTLRYMSPEQASGRRVPVDHRADVYALGATLYELLTLQPIFTGSDRGTLLNQILNDEPKSPRKINRAIPIELETIVLKATAKSPADRYATAGQLAADLRRYLDDRPIHARRPTVLEHVRKWMRRHPGIVGGTLFLLACGMIGLSVTTAIISQEHVATKEALRKAEVRLTLARGAADEMIRLAEQEILAEGPFEERLRKQLLGTALDHYQKFIEQQGDEPAVQAELAVTRDRVDRILRDLALLQFSRHSFLLTVDDVLNDLEATPQQRQQLSDFNRTQKRPPPPFPGGHREPLSDDRRERMLDEAREQESALAAILTRTQLQRLHQIALQFEGPHALLDFDVAKKLSLSAEQKEEIREILLSGMRQFGGQFGPGPRPWERRDDDQIQEVFARSEREMLALLNSDQRAQWQSLTGKPYLGRKMLPGGFGDGPGGPPPGEPRRGPAPRRPQNPPNAAPPS, from the coding sequence ATGACCGGCAATTCGCCCGACCCCGCCGTGCACGAGGATCAGCTCAATCAGGTTCTGCTGGAATACCTCGACGCCTGTCAGTCCGGCTTCCCCCCGGATCGGAACGAGCTCCTCGCTCGCTATCCCGAGCTGCGCACGGACCTGGAAGAGTTCTTTGCCGGGCATGACGCGGTTCAACGCGTCTCGGGCTCCTTGCGAGAAGTCCCCCCGGCCGCTGCTGAACCGCTGCTCGAAACCTTCGCCGGAGTTTCCGACATCGGCTTGCTGGGAGACTTCCGGCTGCTCCGCGAACTCGGACGCGGCGGTATGGGAGTCGTCTACGAAGCCGAGCAGATCTCGTTGCGCCGGCGCGTGGCATTGAAGATTCTCCCCTTCGTGTCGGCCCTCGACAATCGCCAGCTCCAGCGATTCAAGACGGAGGCCATGGCCGCCGCCCAGCTCCACCACACGAACATCGTCCCCGTCTACGCCGTCGGCTCCGAGCGCGGCGTCCATTTCTACGCGATGCAGCTCATTGAAGGCCGGTCGCTCGCCGCGGTAATCCGCGAACTGCGCGGCGACGCCGCAGACGAACCCAGCCACCAGTCGCTGGAGGCCACCGCGGCGTTTCACTCCGCCGTTACACAACGTGACTTCCCCGGAAGCCGGTCCACGATCCGGACGAACCGCGGTCGCGACAGCTTTCGCACCGCCGCCCGCATCGCGTCCCAGGTCGCTGACGCCCTGGAGTTCGCCCATGAGGCGGGCGTGATCCATCGCGACATCAAACCGGCCAACCTGCTGCTGGACGGCAAGGGCGCGATCTGGATCACCGACTTTGGACTGGCTCAGGTCGTGGCAGACGTCGGACTGACGCAGACGGGCGATCTGGTCGGCACGCTGCGCTATATGAGTCCGGAGCAGGCGTCCGGACGCCGCGTCCCCGTCGATCACCGGGCCGACGTCTACGCTCTGGGAGCCACTCTCTACGAACTGCTGACTCTGCAGCCAATCTTCACCGGCAGCGACCGAGGGACGCTGCTCAATCAGATCCTCAATGACGAGCCGAAGTCGCCGCGGAAGATCAACCGGGCCATTCCGATCGAGCTGGAAACCATTGTTCTCAAGGCGACCGCCAAGAGCCCCGCTGATCGCTATGCCACAGCCGGTCAGCTTGCGGCCGATCTGCGGCGGTATCTGGACGATCGGCCCATACATGCCCGTCGACCGACCGTGCTGGAACACGTCCGAAAGTGGATGCGACGCCATCCGGGAATTGTCGGCGGAACCCTGTTCCTCCTGGCCTGCGGGATGATCGGACTGAGCGTGACCACGGCGATCATTTCGCAGGAACACGTCGCCACCAAAGAGGCGCTCCGGAAAGCCGAAGTCCGGCTCACGCTCGCCCGCGGCGCCGCCGACGAAATGATCCGGCTCGCCGAACAGGAAATTCTGGCCGAAGGCCCCTTCGAGGAACGCCTGCGCAAGCAACTGCTGGGAACGGCCCTCGACCACTATCAAAAGTTCATTGAACAGCAGGGCGACGAACCCGCCGTGCAGGCCGAGCTTGCCGTCACTCGCGACCGAGTCGACCGGATCCTCCGCGACCTGGCGCTGCTGCAGTTCAGCCGTCACAGTTTTCTGCTGACCGTTGACGACGTATTGAACGATCTGGAAGCGACGCCGCAGCAGCGGCAGCAATTGAGCGACTTCAATCGCACGCAGAAGCGACCTCCGCCCCCTTTCCCTGGCGGACATCGCGAGCCGCTCTCGGACGATCGACGGGAACGGATGCTGGACGAGGCGCGAGAACAGGAGTCGGCGCTGGCGGCGATCTTGACCCGGACGCAGCTTCAGAGGCTCCATCAGATTGCTCTGCAGTTCGAAGGCCCCCACGCCCTGCTCGACTTCGATGTTGCAAAGAAACTCAGCCTCTCCGCGGAGCAGAAAGAAGAGATCCGCGAAATCCTCCTCAGCGGCATGCGGCAGTTCGGCGGTCAATTTGGTCCGGGGCCCCGGCCTTGGGAACGCCGCGACGACGATCAGATTCAGGAAGTCTTCGCACGCAGCGAGCGCGAAATGCTGGCTCTGCTGAATTCTGATCAACGCGCCCAGTGGCAATCGCTGACCGGGAAACCCTACCTCGGCCGCAAAATGCTGCCGGGCGGTTTCGGAGACGGTCCGGGAGGGCCGCCTCCCGGCGAACCACGTCGCGGACCGGCCCCCAGGCGACCTCAGAATCCGCCGAACGCTGCACCTCCGTCCTGA